The following proteins come from a genomic window of Patescibacteria group bacterium:
- the gpmI gene encoding 2,3-bisphosphoglycerate-independent phosphoglycerate mutase → MPEGVPKPVLLLVLDGWGVAPAGEGNPVEAAETPVFDDLVRTYPTATVRASGEAVGLSWGEMGNSEVGHLTIGAGKIFYQSLPRINMQIQTGAFFENDVLIKAAEHAKKNNSAFHIMGILSPGNVHGSDEHIYALLEFAKRQGLTKVFVHAFMDGRDSIFNMGIEFMRALQKKMTELGVGRVASMGGRYWGMDRDNRWDRVEKAYNAIVGKDGVAKKYEDPIKAIEESYAAKVYDEEIEPAIFTEGGQPVGPVKDGDALVFANYRPDRSRQIAQAFCIPSFAKFQRDYLPNLYFATMMEYEKGTPAKIMYPPENIDTCLAKIVSEAGLKQLHIAETEKYAHVTFFMNGMREEPYPGEDRVIIPSPRVSSYDQAPAMSTPKIAERIVKEFEEKKYDLIVCNFANADMVGHTGKFEATKQGCEVIDQCLGTIVNAALQHGGAIVITADHGNGEEVINLQTGELDKEHSTNPVPFIVVAESFRGQASPSGEVIGGDLSIMPPVGMLADAAPTVLKLLGVPQPKELTGSPLI, encoded by the coding sequence ATGCCCGAAGGCGTACCGAAACCGGTCCTGCTGCTGGTGCTCGATGGTTGGGGCGTGGCCCCGGCCGGCGAAGGCAATCCCGTTGAGGCCGCCGAGACCCCGGTCTTCGACGACTTGGTCCGTACTTATCCGACCGCGACCGTGCGCGCTTCCGGCGAAGCCGTCGGTTTGTCTTGGGGCGAGATGGGCAACTCCGAGGTCGGCCATCTGACGATCGGCGCGGGCAAGATCTTCTACCAGTCGCTGCCGCGCATCAACATGCAGATCCAGACCGGGGCGTTCTTCGAGAACGACGTCCTGATCAAGGCTGCCGAACACGCCAAGAAGAACAATTCAGCGTTCCATATCATGGGCATCCTGAGTCCGGGCAACGTCCACGGTTCGGACGAGCACATCTATGCGCTGCTCGAATTCGCCAAGCGTCAGGGACTCACCAAGGTCTTCGTGCACGCGTTCATGGACGGTCGTGATTCCATCTTCAACATGGGCATCGAGTTCATGCGCGCACTGCAGAAGAAGATGACCGAGCTCGGCGTCGGGCGCGTCGCCTCGATGGGCGGCCGTTACTGGGGCATGGACCGCGATAACCGCTGGGACCGGGTCGAGAAAGCCTACAATGCCATCGTCGGCAAGGACGGCGTCGCCAAAAAATACGAAGATCCGATCAAGGCCATCGAGGAATCTTACGCCGCCAAGGTCTACGACGAAGAGATCGAGCCGGCCATCTTCACCGAGGGTGGCCAGCCGGTCGGTCCCGTCAAAGACGGCGACGCTCTGGTCTTCGCGAATTATCGTCCGGACCGTTCGCGCCAGATCGCGCAGGCGTTCTGCATCCCGTCGTTCGCCAAGTTCCAGCGCGACTACCTGCCCAACCTGTATTTCGCCACGATGATGGAATACGAGAAGGGGACGCCGGCCAAGATCATGTATCCGCCGGAGAACATCGACACCTGTCTCGCCAAGATCGTCTCGGAAGCCGGCTTGAAGCAGCTGCATATCGCCGAGACGGAAAAATACGCGCACGTCACGTTCTTCATGAACGGCATGCGCGAGGAGCCGTATCCGGGCGAGGATCGCGTGATCATCCCGTCGCCGCGCGTCTCGTCCTATGATCAGGCACCGGCCATGTCCACGCCAAAGATCGCCGAGCGCATCGTCAAGGAATTTGAGGAGAAGAAATACGACCTGATCGTCTGTAATTTCGCGAACGCCGACATGGTCGGGCACACTGGTAAGTTCGAAGCCACCAAACAGGGCTGCGAGGTCATCGATCAGTGCTTGGGGACGATCGTGAACGCGGCGCTGCAGCACGGCGGCGCGATCGTGATCACGGCCGACCACGGCAACGGCGAGGAGGTCATCAACCTGCAGACCGGCGAGCTCGACAAAGAGCACAGCACCAATCCCGTGCCGTTCATCGTCGTCGCCGAGAGTTTCCGCGGCCAGGCGTCGCCGTCGGGCGAGGTGATCGGCGGCGATCTTTCGATCATGCCGCCGGTCGGCATGTTGGCCGATGCGGCGCCGACGGTCCTGAAACTGCTGGGCGTGCCGCAACCGAAGGAATTGACCGGCTCGCCGCTCATTTAG
- the mutM gene encoding bifunctional DNA-formamidopyrimidine glycosylase/DNA-(apurinic or apyrimidinic site) lyase: MPELPEVETIRRQLEKEAVGRRIKGVDVRFSGRLNVKPAVLAKALVSSRIIAARRRAKLLFVDFSSGWTLVLHLKMTGRLLLVPAKTRPGKHDHLVFHLNGGRDLFFEDVRKFGYQKLIRTEEVEEAIVVAGDYGPEPLEPGFTLARFTGCLRKFGRKKIKPSLLDQTCLAGIGNIYADESLWRARIRPERRVATLGPAELKALYAGVRDSLKISIRNRGTSADDYLDLYGKKGTNEAALKAYGREGLKCRRCGGLIAKVRLAGRGTHYCPRCQK; this comes from the coding sequence ATGCCCGAATTACCCGAAGTCGAGACCATCCGCCGCCAGTTGGAAAAAGAGGCCGTCGGTCGGCGCATCAAAGGCGTTGATGTCCGTTTTTCCGGCCGGCTGAATGTGAAGCCGGCGGTTCTGGCCAAAGCTCTGGTCAGCTCCAGGATCATTGCCGCCCGCCGCCGCGCCAAGCTGCTGTTCGTGGATTTTTCGAGCGGCTGGACGCTCGTACTGCACCTGAAGATGACCGGGCGACTGCTGCTCGTGCCGGCCAAGACCCGGCCTGGCAAGCACGATCATCTGGTGTTCCATCTGAACGGCGGGCGCGATCTTTTTTTCGAGGACGTGCGCAAGTTCGGTTATCAGAAACTCATCCGGACCGAGGAGGTCGAGGAGGCAATCGTCGTGGCCGGCGATTACGGACCGGAACCGTTGGAGCCGGGATTCACGCTGGCGCGGTTCACAGGCTGCCTGCGCAAGTTCGGCCGCAAGAAGATCAAGCCGTCGCTCCTGGATCAGACCTGTCTCGCCGGGATCGGCAATATTTACGCCGACGAATCCCTGTGGCGCGCCCGGATCAGGCCGGAGCGCCGCGTCGCCACGCTCGGACCGGCGGAGCTCAAGGCGCTCTATGCTGGCGTGCGGGACAGTCTGAAGATCTCGATCCGCAATCGCGGCACTTCGGCCGATGATTATCTGGATCTGTACGGCAAAAAAGGCACGAACGAGGCCGCTCTCAAAGCGTACGGCCGCGAGGGCCTGAAGTGCCGCCGGTGTGGCGGCCTGATCGCCAAAGTGCGGCTGGCCGGCCGGGGCACGCATTATTGTCCGCGTTGCCAGAAATGA
- a CDS encoding phosphatase PAP2 family protein → MFIPDTRAFRYLNDLAGQNSILDWVGIFAAKYLIFIMLGYVLAAAALIYWREHQHRREPLLRKIGEMFSRRHAEHSAAAAVAAVRALVAAALAYVINQLIAMVWFRPRPFVTLRAVNKLTDTPATDKSFPSDHTAISFALAFSVVYTKPAAGAILFVGAAIVALGRVFVGVHYPSDILAGAAVGCFSAWVTRLAELRFRGLAPLKEQLKNLGRRAKL, encoded by the coding sequence ATGTTCATACCCGACACGCGCGCGTTCCGTTATCTCAATGATCTCGCCGGGCAGAACTCCATCCTCGACTGGGTCGGCATTTTTGCGGCTAAGTACCTGATCTTCATCATGCTGGGTTACGTGCTGGCCGCCGCAGCGCTCATCTACTGGCGGGAACATCAGCACCGGCGCGAACCGCTCCTCCGCAAGATCGGGGAGATGTTCTCGCGCCGCCACGCGGAGCATTCGGCCGCCGCCGCGGTCGCCGCGGTCCGGGCCCTGGTCGCGGCCGCGTTGGCTTATGTGATCAACCAGCTGATCGCCATGGTCTGGTTCCGGCCGCGGCCGTTCGTGACCCTGCGCGCGGTCAATAAACTGACCGACACGCCGGCGACCGATAAATCTTTCCCGTCGGACCACACGGCGATCTCGTTCGCGCTGGCTTTTTCCGTCGTTTATACGAAACCGGCCGCCGGCGCGATCCTGTTCGTCGGAGCCGCGATCGTCGCTCTTGGCCGGGTCTTCGTCGGCGTCCATTATCCGAGCGATATTCTCGCCGGCGCGGCCGTGGGCTGCTTTTCAGCCTGGGTGACGCGGCTGGCGGAGCTGCGTTTCCGCGGCTTGGCGCCGCTCAAGGAACAGCTCAAGAATCTCGGCCGCCGCGCCAAATTATGA
- a CDS encoding sugar phosphate nucleotidyltransferase: MIALILAGGGGTRLWPVSRRKNPKQVEAIIGDRSLLQTTYARLRRGFPAAKIFVAAGIGQQRKIAAQLPQLPAENLILEPCRRDTAAAVGFALLRIAQRHPGETFVVINSDAYIQDVPEYLRVIRLAGRLAAARPENAVLIGIAPDYPETGYGYIKTGRRALKLAAGAGRSRRTDFVFAVEKFVEKPDLATAREYLAHGGYLWNPTLVVGRIDRFLELYGRYLPRHAALFRRMAAAFGTRGEKAAIDRLFARLPSVSIDYGILEKERSMLVLPAAFGWADVGNWRAVKEVLSPSRGSSVVKGLHVGHESSGNIIYSPAGKLVATIGVSDMVIIDTGDTVLVCPQDRAQDVKQIVSQLEGCGKLKKFI; this comes from the coding sequence ATGATCGCTCTCATCCTGGCTGGCGGCGGCGGCACGCGCCTCTGGCCGGTTTCCCGCCGGAAGAATCCCAAACAGGTCGAGGCGATCATCGGCGACCGCTCACTGTTGCAGACGACCTACGCCCGGCTCCGCCGCGGTTTTCCGGCCGCCAAGATCTTCGTCGCCGCCGGCATCGGCCAGCAGCGGAAGATCGCCGCTCAGCTGCCCCAGCTGCCGGCGGAGAACCTGATCCTCGAACCTTGCCGCCGCGACACAGCCGCGGCCGTCGGTTTCGCCCTGCTGCGGATCGCGCAGCGCCATCCCGGAGAGACTTTCGTCGTCATCAATTCCGACGCTTACATTCAGGACGTCCCGGAATATCTGCGCGTCATCAGACTGGCCGGACGCCTGGCCGCCGCGCGGCCGGAGAACGCCGTACTCATCGGGATCGCGCCGGATTATCCGGAGACCGGGTACGGCTACATCAAGACCGGTCGGCGCGCTCTGAAGCTCGCGGCCGGCGCGGGCCGGAGCCGCCGGACGGATTTCGTTTTCGCGGTCGAGAAGTTCGTGGAGAAACCCGATCTCGCGACCGCTCGCGAGTATCTGGCGCACGGCGGCTATCTCTGGAATCCGACACTGGTCGTCGGCCGCATCGATCGCTTTCTCGAACTCTACGGCCGGTACTTGCCGCGGCACGCCGCCCTGTTCCGCCGGATGGCGGCCGCGTTCGGTACCCGCGGCGAGAAGGCCGCCATCGACCGCTTGTTCGCCCGACTGCCGTCCGTGAGCATCGATTACGGCATCCTGGAAAAAGAACGGTCCATGCTCGTGCTACCGGCCGCTTTCGGCTGGGCCGACGTCGGCAACTGGCGCGCGGTCAAGGAAGTCCTGTCGCCGTCCCGCGGGTCCAGCGTCGTCAAAGGCCTGCATGTCGGCCACGAGTCGAGCGGCAACATCATCTATTCGCCGGCCGGCAAACTCGTCGCCACCATCGGCGTCTCGGACATGGTGATCATCGATACCGGCGACACTGTCCTCGTCTGTCCGCAGGACCGGGCTCAGGACGTGAAGCAGATCGTCAGCCAACTCGAAGGCTGCGGCAAACTTAAGAAATTCATCTGA
- the mltG gene encoding endolytic transglycosylase MltG, whose protein sequence is MRKLLITVGSVAAVVALGGWIAAWLVTPGHPADASFSVAAGENVDRIVARLSDRGFIRSRALFKLALRQSGLEAKLQPGNYDLAGVSTQFELIKRLTSGGVSADEFVLLIKEGWDLRDIQKRLEELGYAGAKEFFRATGEPLAEPGRSDKRPAPDLTEEFPMLASKPTGTSLEGYLFPDTYRLFKTATPEEIVQELVANLERRLRAAGLLDRIVADKKLNEILTLASIVEQEVRSPEDRRLVADLFERRLERGMALQADSTVNYVTGKSAAAASAADLQADSPFNTYQYPGLPPGPICNPGLSAVSAVLDPEPNQYWYFLTDDAGAVHYAKTFEEHVQNKARYLRR, encoded by the coding sequence ATGAGAAAGCTACTGATCACGGTCGGCAGCGTCGCGGCGGTCGTCGCTCTGGGCGGCTGGATCGCGGCTTGGCTCGTCACGCCGGGGCATCCGGCCGACGCCAGTTTCAGCGTGGCCGCGGGCGAGAACGTCGATCGTATCGTGGCGCGCCTCAGCGATCGCGGCTTCATCCGCAGCCGGGCGCTGTTCAAGCTGGCGCTCAGGCAAAGCGGCCTGGAAGCGAAACTCCAGCCCGGCAATTATGATCTGGCCGGCGTCTCGACCCAGTTCGAGCTCATCAAGAGACTGACGAGCGGGGGAGTCTCCGCTGACGAGTTTGTCCTGCTCATCAAGGAGGGTTGGGATCTGCGTGATATCCAAAAGCGGCTGGAGGAGCTGGGGTATGCCGGCGCCAAGGAATTTTTCCGGGCGACCGGCGAGCCGCTCGCCGAACCAGGCCGTTCCGACAAGCGGCCCGCGCCGGATCTGACGGAAGAGTTCCCCATGCTGGCCTCGAAGCCGACCGGCACGAGCCTCGAAGGCTACCTGTTTCCCGACACTTATCGGCTGTTCAAGACAGCGACGCCCGAGGAGATCGTGCAGGAACTGGTCGCCAATCTGGAGCGCCGGTTGCGCGCGGCCGGCCTGCTCGACCGGATCGTCGCCGACAAGAAACTGAACGAGATCCTGACGCTCGCGAGCATCGTGGAGCAGGAAGTGCGATCGCCGGAGGATCGCCGCCTGGTCGCCGATCTTTTCGAGCGCCGCCTGGAGCGGGGGATGGCCCTGCAGGCCGACTCGACGGTCAATTACGTCACCGGCAAGAGCGCCGCCGCAGCCAGCGCTGCCGATCTTCAGGCCGACTCGCCTTTCAATACTTACCAATATCCCGGCTTGCCGCCGGGTCCCATCTGCAATCCCGGTCTCTCCGCCGTGAGCGCCGTGCTGGATCCGGAGCCGAACCAGTACTGGTATTTCCTGACCGATGACGCGGGGGCGGTGCATTACGCCAAGACCTTCGAGGAACACGTTCAAAACAAAGCGCGCTATCTGCGGCGCTAG
- a CDS encoding DUF2207 domain-containing protein, protein MGSTSRRSFGLIILIASFVIAGFAVVVRPAVAQTVEEISSFASDIEVRSDGIVGIVETIEYYFPDERHGIYRDIAEEYVNDRGEQYRIPITVLSVRDERGNDWNYSLERGGSGLRVKIGDPNRTVTGRQVYVIAYEATGALRYFADHDELYWNATGTEWQVPIRRAAATIRLPEPIDPATITLKCYTGGRGSAAENCQKSVQGRQADFAATGALTVVVGWPPGLIAKVEAAAAPAVSWPGVPWRWILSALLPSLVIPLGVFIYLFGRWRRYGRDLQGSPTLVVQYDPPDKLGAAETGVIYDATADIREVSAAIVELAVRGFLLIREVETQGLIFKSQDHELVKLAAPTGAAPLAEHESKLLAALFPAGDTVRLSYIKEHHAFSGQLKGITDSMYDRVTTLGYFEQNPERVRAKYFGAGVAFMLVGFFIAPLAIAAVLAGIICLVFGAIMPKRTARGVQAFDHAKGFREYLEHAEKYRLQWQERENIFEKFLPYAMVFGIVDKWAKAFEGLQLQQPSWYEGRAFGSGAFNAVMFSSAFNSFGTAMNSAVLSTPSRSSSGSGFSGGFSGGGGGGGGGGSW, encoded by the coding sequence ATGGGTTCAACTTCGCGAAGATCATTCGGCCTGATCATCCTGATCGCCAGTTTCGTTATCGCCGGTTTCGCAGTCGTGGTCCGGCCGGCTGTGGCGCAAACCGTCGAGGAGATCAGTTCGTTCGCGTCCGACATCGAGGTCCGGAGCGACGGGATCGTCGGGATCGTCGAGACTATCGAATATTATTTTCCCGACGAGCGCCACGGCATCTATCGCGACATCGCGGAGGAATACGTCAACGACCGGGGCGAGCAATACCGCATTCCGATCACGGTCCTGAGCGTCCGCGATGAGCGCGGCAACGACTGGAACTATTCCCTCGAACGCGGCGGGAGCGGCTTGCGCGTCAAGATCGGCGATCCGAACCGGACCGTCACCGGCCGCCAGGTCTACGTCATCGCTTACGAGGCGACCGGTGCGCTCCGATATTTTGCGGACCATGACGAACTCTATTGGAACGCCACGGGGACCGAGTGGCAGGTCCCGATCCGCCGCGCCGCCGCGACCATCAGGCTGCCCGAACCGATCGATCCGGCAACGATCACACTCAAGTGTTACACCGGCGGGCGCGGCTCGGCCGCCGAGAATTGCCAGAAGAGCGTCCAGGGCCGGCAGGCTGATTTTGCGGCGACCGGCGCGCTGACCGTGGTGGTCGGCTGGCCGCCGGGACTCATCGCGAAGGTCGAGGCAGCGGCGGCGCCGGCGGTGTCCTGGCCCGGCGTGCCGTGGCGCTGGATCCTGTCAGCGCTGCTCCCGTCGCTCGTCATCCCGTTGGGCGTCTTCATTTATCTGTTCGGACGCTGGCGGCGGTACGGCCGCGATCTCCAAGGCAGTCCGACGCTCGTGGTCCAATATGATCCGCCGGACAAACTGGGAGCGGCCGAGACCGGCGTCATCTACGACGCCACGGCCGACATCCGGGAGGTCTCGGCGGCCATCGTGGAACTGGCGGTCCGCGGTTTCCTGCTGATCCGCGAGGTCGAGACTCAGGGGCTGATCTTCAAGAGCCAGGATCACGAGCTCGTGAAGCTCGCGGCTCCGACTGGCGCCGCGCCGTTGGCCGAACATGAGAGCAAACTGCTCGCCGCGCTGTTCCCGGCCGGCGACACGGTCCGGCTTTCCTACATCAAAGAGCACCATGCTTTCTCGGGCCAGCTGAAGGGCATCACCGATTCGATGTATGACCGGGTCACGACGCTCGGATATTTCGAACAGAATCCGGAGCGGGTGCGCGCCAAGTATTTCGGCGCCGGCGTGGCGTTCATGCTGGTCGGATTCTTCATTGCACCGCTCGCGATCGCGGCGGTCCTCGCCGGCATCATTTGTCTGGTCTTCGGCGCCATCATGCCCAAGCGCACGGCCCGGGGCGTCCAGGCGTTCGATCACGCCAAGGGTTTCCGGGAATATCTGGAGCACGCGGAAAAATATCGCCTGCAGTGGCAGGAGCGGGAAAATATCTTCGAGAAGTTCCTGCCTTACGCCATGGTCTTCGGGATCGTCGATAAATGGGCCAAGGCGTTCGAGGGACTCCAGTTGCAGCAGCCGTCCTGGTACGAGGGCCGGGCGTTCGGTTCCGGAGCCTTCAATGCCGTCATGTTCAGTTCGGCTTTCAACAGTTTCGGGACCGCGATGAATTCGGCTGTGCTCTCGACGCCGTCCCGGAGTTCGAGCGGCAGCGGTTTTTCGGGCGGCTTTTCCGGCGGCGGCGGAGGCGGTGGCGGCGGGGGATCGTGGTAG
- a CDS encoding CoA-binding protein, which translates to MTDAQLKKIFAIKTIAAVGLSSNAARPSYGVCSYLQGRGYRIIPVNPNETEVLGEKAYPDLDAVPGPVEIVQIFRRPEAVPEIVEAAIRKGAQVVWMQDGAGNPDAARRAEAAGLLVVADDCMLRQHRRLFGE; encoded by the coding sequence ATGACCGACGCACAACTCAAGAAGATCTTCGCCATCAAGACCATCGCCGCGGTCGGCTTGTCGTCGAACGCCGCGCGGCCGAGTTACGGCGTCTGCTCGTATCTGCAGGGCCGCGGTTATCGGATCATCCCGGTGAATCCCAACGAGACCGAAGTTCTGGGGGAGAAAGCCTATCCGGACCTGGACGCCGTGCCGGGGCCGGTCGAGATCGTTCAGATCTTCCGCCGGCCGGAAGCCGTGCCGGAGATCGTCGAAGCCGCCATCCGCAAAGGCGCCCAGGTCGTTTGGATGCAGGACGGAGCCGGAAATCCGGACGCGGCGCGCCGCGCCGAAGCGGCTGGCCTGCTGGTCGTGGCGGATGATTGCATGTTGCGCCAGCACCGGAGGTTGTTCGGTGAGTAG